The Streptococcus sp. S5 genome contains a region encoding:
- a CDS encoding amino acid ABC transporter ATP-binding protein yields the protein MIYISELSKTFSGQKVLNNLSLEIQKGEVVALIGSSGAGKSTFLRSLNYLEAPDSGRIKIDDFEVDFEHITQDQILTLRRKLAMVFQQFNLFGRKTALENVKEGLIVVKGLSDQEATKIAREELAKVGLSDRENHYPRHLSGGQKQRVALARALAMKPEVLLLDEPTSALDPELVGEVEKSIANAAKTGQTMVLVSHDMSFVAQVADKVLFLDKGRIIESGTPEEIMQHPKEERTKEFFASYKRTYV from the coding sequence ATGATTTATATTTCAGAATTATCAAAGACATTTTCAGGTCAAAAGGTTTTAAATAATCTAAGTTTGGAAATTCAAAAAGGGGAAGTCGTGGCCTTAATCGGGTCTTCGGGAGCTGGTAAATCAACCTTCTTACGCAGTTTAAACTATTTGGAAGCTCCAGACAGTGGTAGAATTAAGATTGATGATTTCGAAGTTGATTTTGAGCACATTACCCAAGATCAAATCTTAACCTTAAGAAGAAAATTGGCCATGGTGTTCCAGCAGTTTAATTTGTTTGGTAGAAAAACAGCCCTTGAAAATGTGAAAGAAGGGCTCATTGTTGTGAAGGGCTTATCCGATCAAGAAGCAACGAAAATTGCTCGAGAAGAACTGGCAAAAGTCGGCTTATCGGATCGTGAAAATCACTATCCTCGTCACCTCTCAGGCGGACAAAAGCAACGCGTGGCTTTGGCTCGTGCCTTGGCCATGAAACCAGAGGTTCTTTTGCTGGATGAACCGACTTCAGCCTTGGATCCAGAATTGGTTGGGGAGGTTGAAAAATCCATTGCCAATGCCGCAAAAACAGGTCAAACTATGGTATTGGTCAGCCATGATATGTCTTTTGTAGCGCAAGTAGCAGATAAGGTCTTATTTTTGGATAAAGGACGGATTATTGAATCTGGAACACCAGAGGAAATCATGCAGCATCCAAAAGAAGAACGGACAAAAGAATTCTTTGCTAGTTACAAACGGACCTATGTTTGA
- a CDS encoding DEAD/DEAH box helicase, translated as MKFTEFNFKPYIQEALKEINFREATEVQEKLIPIVLAGNDLVGESKTGSGKTHTFLLPIFQTLNEDSEQVEAVITAPSRELATQIYQAARQIASHSDKEIRIVNYVGGTDKSRQIEKLQVKQPHIVIGTPGRIYDLVASGDLAIHKAHTFVVDEADMTLDMGFLSTVDKIASRLPQQLQFLVFSATIPQKLQPFLKKYLSNPVMEQIKTKTVISDTIDNWLVSTKGRDKNEQIYQLTKTLQPYLAMIFVNTKTRADDLHAYLVAQGLKVAKIHGDIPPRERKRIMNQVKNLDFEYIVATDLAARGIDIEGVSHVINDAIPQDLSFFVHRVGRTGRNGLPGVAITLYQPSDDSDIRELEKMGIRFVPKVLKNGVIEDTYDRDRRANREKKQEKLDIEMIGLVKKKKKKIKPGYKKKIKWAVDEKRRKAKRAENRARGRAERKAKRQTF; from the coding sequence ATGAAATTTACAGAGTTTAATTTTAAGCCCTATATTCAAGAGGCACTGAAAGAAATCAATTTTAGAGAAGCAACCGAAGTACAGGAAAAACTAATTCCGATTGTCCTAGCTGGAAATGATTTGGTTGGAGAGTCAAAGACAGGTTCTGGGAAGACCCATACTTTCCTCTTGCCGATTTTTCAAACCTTAAATGAAGATAGTGAGCAAGTTGAAGCGGTCATCACGGCTCCTAGTCGGGAGTTGGCGACGCAAATTTACCAAGCTGCTCGTCAAATCGCTAGTCATTCTGACAAAGAGATTCGGATTGTAAATTATGTTGGAGGAACGGATAAAAGCCGTCAGATTGAAAAATTGCAGGTCAAACAACCACATATCGTTATTGGAACTCCAGGCCGGATCTATGATCTGGTTGCATCGGGTGATCTGGCTATTCATAAGGCCCATACTTTTGTAGTAGACGAGGCAGATATGACACTGGACATGGGATTCTTGTCTACTGTGGATAAGATTGCTTCAAGGCTTCCGCAACAACTGCAATTTTTAGTTTTTTCAGCCACCATTCCGCAAAAATTGCAGCCTTTCTTGAAAAAATATCTCTCAAACCCAGTCATGGAGCAAATTAAGACCAAGACGGTGATTTCAGATACCATCGATAATTGGCTGGTTTCGACCAAGGGTCGGGATAAAAATGAGCAAATTTACCAATTGACCAAGACCTTGCAACCTTATTTGGCCATGATTTTCGTCAATACCAAAACGAGAGCAGATGATCTCCATGCTTATCTAGTAGCCCAAGGATTGAAAGTGGCGAAGATTCACGGAGATATCCCACCACGTGAACGGAAACGGATCATGAATCAGGTTAAAAATCTTGATTTTGAGTATATTGTGGCCACAGATTTAGCGGCTCGTGGAATTGATATCGAAGGGGTGAGTCATGTCATCAACGATGCTATTCCACAAGATCTTTCTTTCTTTGTTCACCGTGTTGGCCGGACAGGGCGCAATGGTCTACCAGGTGTCGCTATTACTCTTTATCAACCGAGTGATGATTCAGATATCCGTGAACTAGAAAAAATGGGCATTCGTTTCGTACCGAAAGTGTTGAAAAATGGGGTTATTGAAGATACTTATGATCGGGACAGACGGGCCAATCGTGAGAAGAAGCAAGAGAAACTCGACATTGAAATGATTGGTCTGGTGAAGAAGAAAAAGAAAAAAATCAAACCAGGCTACAAGAAAAAAATCAAATGGGCAGTTGATGAAAAGCGGAGAAAAGCTAAAAGAGCTGAAAACCGTGCGCGTGGTCGGGCGGAACGAAAGGCCAAACGCCAAACTTTCTAA
- the mraY gene encoding phospho-N-acetylmuramoyl-pentapeptide-transferase, producing MYIATILVSFLLTVAAIPAFIRFYHRAHISGQQMHEDVKQHKAKAGTPTMGGVVFLITAVLVSFVVTVLTGNFTRPVQLILFILILYGIVGFLDDFLKVFRKINEGLNPKQKLALQLVGGIIFYIFSERHGAGSLLNVFGYDLYLGHFYILFALFWLVGFSNAVNLTDGIDGLASISVAISLSAYSFIAYMQGKWDILFVTLSMIGALLGFFVFNHKPAKIFMGDVGSLALGGMLAALSMALHVEWTLLLIGLVYVIETGSVMLQVTYFKWTKKRYGEGRRIFRMTPFHHHLELGGLSGNGQNWSEWKVDAFMWSIALVTSVVTLVLLYL from the coding sequence ATGTATATTGCTACGATCCTTGTATCGTTTCTATTAACAGTGGCTGCTATTCCAGCCTTTATTCGATTTTACCATCGTGCTCATATTTCCGGGCAACAAATGCACGAAGATGTGAAACAACACAAAGCGAAAGCTGGCACTCCGACAATGGGTGGAGTTGTATTTCTCATTACAGCCGTTCTAGTTAGTTTTGTCGTTACCGTATTGACTGGAAATTTCACGCGACCTGTTCAACTTATTCTATTTATCTTGATTCTATATGGAATTGTTGGATTTTTGGATGACTTTTTAAAAGTTTTTCGTAAGATTAATGAAGGTCTCAATCCGAAACAAAAATTGGCCCTTCAACTTGTTGGTGGAATCATCTTCTATATTTTTTCTGAACGCCACGGTGCAGGAAGCCTTTTAAATGTCTTTGGTTACGATCTTTACTTGGGCCATTTCTACATTCTCTTTGCTTTGTTTTGGTTGGTTGGATTTTCAAACGCGGTCAATTTGACAGATGGGATTGATGGATTAGCCAGCATCTCCGTTGCTATTAGCCTGAGTGCCTATTCCTTTATTGCCTATATGCAAGGGAAATGGGACATTCTCTTTGTCACCTTGAGTATGATTGGGGCCTTGCTTGGATTCTTTGTCTTCAACCACAAGCCGGCTAAAATCTTTATGGGCGATGTCGGTAGTCTAGCTCTTGGAGGGATGCTTGCAGCCTTGTCAATGGCTCTGCATGTCGAGTGGACGCTGCTCTTAATTGGTCTGGTCTATGTCATTGAAACAGGTTCTGTGATGCTACAAGTGACCTATTTCAAATGGACCAAGAAACGCTACGGAGAAGGACGTCGGATTTTCCGAATGACTCCTTTCCACCATCATTTAGAACTGGGGGGACTTTCTGGCAATGGCCAAAACTGGTCAGAATGGAAAGTGGATGCCTTTATGTGGAGCATTGCCTTGGTGACAAGTGTCGTGACTCTAGTCCTTCTCTATCTATAA
- a CDS encoding DUF4059 family protein has product MLNKLLSLYLQSLVTTTILVGIASCIWIGYRALKKKDKTAKQRQAHLYDILLIDIMTIPILTFAVIGILFIFQAR; this is encoded by the coding sequence ATGTTAAATAAATTATTGTCCTTATATTTACAAAGTTTAGTGACGACAACGATTTTAGTTGGGATCGCTTCTTGTATTTGGATTGGCTACCGTGCCCTTAAGAAGAAAGATAAAACAGCCAAGCAACGACAAGCCCATTTATATGATATCCTCTTAATTGATATCATGACGATTCCTATTTTAACCTTTGCGGTCATAGGGATCTTGTTTATCTTTCAAGCACGATAA
- the ftsL gene encoding cell division protein FtsL: protein MAARDERTRTQVLQDRFRRFSRVEKAFYGSIVLTAVILAISIVFMQTRILQVQSELTDLNTELEAKKTELADVRQEVNELTRYDRLSQLASSQGMKLQKENRKTVSASSDE from the coding sequence ATGGCAGCAAGAGATGAGAGAACAAGAACACAGGTACTGCAAGACCGCTTTCGCCGTTTCTCTAGAGTAGAAAAGGCTTTTTATGGGTCGATTGTCCTAACAGCTGTGATTTTAGCCATTAGTATCGTCTTTATGCAGACACGGATTTTACAAGTTCAAAGTGAACTGACTGATTTGAATACGGAACTAGAAGCCAAAAAGACGGAATTGGCAGATGTTCGTCAAGAGGTCAATGAATTAACACGTTATGACCGCTTATCACAGTTGGCTAGCTCCCAAGGAATGAAGCTGCAAAAAGAAAATCGAAAAACAGTGAGTGCAAGTAGTGATGAATAA
- a CDS encoding amino acid ABC transporter permease, giving the protein MFTTNLLTANWYADFLKHVPDSKLFSLRAVLDAFPAVIGKLPVTILLALGGAFFGIIFAMIFALVKINRVRILYPIQAVFVSFLRGTPLLVQLMLTYYGIPLILKAINQSYGTAFNINAIPAELFAIVALAFNEAAYASETIRAAILSVDPGEIEAARSLGMTNRQVYRRIIIPNAAVVATPTLINSLIGLTKGTSLAFSASVVEIFAQARIIGGSDLKYFERFITVSIVYWIVNILIEILGRHIERRLDIETPVAIDLPDQEVRI; this is encoded by the coding sequence ATGTTTACAACTAATCTTTTAACTGCCAACTGGTATGCTGACTTTTTAAAACACGTTCCAGACAGCAAGCTGTTTAGTTTGAGAGCCGTATTGGATGCATTTCCGGCAGTCATTGGGAAATTGCCTGTGACGATTTTATTAGCCCTAGGAGGCGCATTTTTTGGGATTATTTTTGCCATGATTTTTGCTCTGGTCAAAATTAATCGTGTACGAATTCTTTACCCGATTCAAGCTGTTTTTGTCAGTTTTTTACGTGGGACTCCTTTGTTGGTTCAGTTGATGTTGACCTATTATGGGATTCCTCTTATTTTAAAAGCGATCAATCAGTCCTATGGAACAGCTTTTAATATTAATGCCATTCCAGCTGAGTTATTTGCAATTGTTGCTCTTGCCTTTAATGAGGCAGCTTATGCGAGTGAAACCATCCGGGCAGCCATTTTATCAGTGGATCCTGGTGAAATTGAGGCAGCGCGTAGTCTTGGGATGACCAACCGTCAAGTTTATCGCCGGATTATTATTCCCAATGCAGCAGTCGTTGCAACTCCTACTTTAATCAACTCTCTCATCGGCTTAACCAAGGGGACCTCGCTAGCCTTTAGTGCCAGTGTGGTTGAAATTTTTGCCCAAGCACGGATTATTGGGGGGAGCGATTTGAAGTACTTTGAACGCTTTATCACGGTATCGATTGTTTACTGGATTGTGAATATTCTCATTGAAATACTAGGCCGTCACATTGAACGTCGACTGGATATTGAGACTCCCGTAGCAATTGATTTACCAGATCAGGAGGTCCGGATCTAA
- the pbp2x gene encoding penicillin-binding protein PBP2X: MNKFKKFLIGYSIKKRRLPDQNRKQVGKNLSVLAIFLFFLFLINFAMIIGTDKKFGVTLSDQAKKVHEQTVIVPAKRGTIYDRNGAVIAEDATTYNVYAIIDKKYKSATGKILYVEESQFKKVAEIFKQYLGMDEDYVIQQLSQKKLKQVSFGSNGNGITYSNMTAIREAMEAAKIEGVAFTTSPNRSYKNGVFASQFIGQASLQEDKEGNKTLKGQSGMEKSLDRILAGQNGVITYDKDRNGNIVPGSDKVSVKTEDGKDVYTTISAELQTYLETRMDVFQEKVKGKYVSATLVSAKTGEILATTQRPSYNADTKQGLDLKNLKTWNTILYQDQYEPGSTMKVMLLASAIDHGTFPAYNEVYYSNELQVKDATIRDWDVNMGLSAGRYMNIAQGFAYSSNIGMTRLEQKMGNTVWMDYLTRFKFGLPTRFGMGDEAYGSLPGDNYVSQAQSAFGQGISVSQTQMLRAFSAIANDGQMLEPKFISAIYDKKSDTARKSKKEVVGKPVSGSAAQQTRNYMITVGTDPEYGTLYSDGPIIQVPGQNVAVKSGTAQIATDQGYLQGENDYINSVVAMTPAEDPEFIMYVTVQQPEVKFSPNNWEELVNPILEDAVALKDDLHLTSEAPTLDDVTKETTYKIPSVETLSKELNLKQNLSPGAYSEELRRNLVQPIVLGTGKNIRKMSVDVGSKVKANQQVLLLTEDFDAVPDMYGWTKKNADIFGEWTGIEITYKGSGKKVTKQSVKMNTSLNKTKKITLTLGD; this comes from the coding sequence ATGAATAAATTCAAAAAATTTTTGATCGGGTATTCGATAAAGAAACGTCGCTTGCCGGATCAGAATCGAAAACAAGTTGGGAAAAATCTCAGTGTACTGGCGATTTTCCTCTTTTTTCTCTTTCTGATTAATTTTGCAATGATCATTGGGACTGACAAAAAATTTGGTGTGACCTTATCGGATCAAGCCAAAAAAGTCCATGAGCAGACGGTCATTGTTCCTGCAAAACGTGGAACGATCTACGACCGAAATGGAGCAGTAATTGCTGAAGATGCGACGACCTATAACGTTTATGCTATTATTGATAAAAAGTACAAATCAGCAACTGGGAAAATCCTCTATGTAGAAGAGAGCCAATTTAAAAAAGTAGCAGAAATCTTTAAGCAGTACTTAGGGATGGATGAGGATTACGTCATTCAACAGTTGTCGCAAAAGAAATTGAAACAGGTTTCTTTTGGCTCGAACGGAAACGGCATAACTTATAGTAATATGACAGCCATCCGTGAGGCCATGGAAGCGGCGAAGATTGAAGGGGTTGCCTTTACAACCAGTCCAAATCGAAGCTATAAAAATGGAGTTTTTGCTTCTCAATTTATAGGTCAGGCCTCTCTTCAAGAAGATAAAGAGGGGAATAAAACTCTGAAGGGGCAATCAGGGATGGAGAAATCCCTCGATCGTATTCTCGCTGGTCAAAATGGGGTTATCACCTATGACAAAGACCGAAACGGCAATATCGTTCCTGGTTCAGATAAGGTTTCTGTCAAAACAGAAGATGGAAAAGATGTCTATACGACCATTTCAGCAGAATTACAAACCTACCTTGAGACGCGAATGGATGTTTTCCAAGAAAAAGTAAAAGGAAAGTATGTTAGTGCGACTCTTGTGAGTGCAAAAACTGGAGAGATCCTAGCGACAACGCAACGTCCATCCTATAATGCGGATACCAAACAAGGGTTGGATCTGAAAAACTTGAAAACCTGGAATACCATCCTTTATCAAGATCAATATGAACCGGGTTCAACGATGAAGGTCATGTTATTAGCTTCGGCGATTGATCATGGAACCTTCCCAGCCTATAATGAGGTATACTATAGTAACGAACTACAAGTAAAAGATGCGACGATCCGTGACTGGGATGTCAATATGGGGCTGTCAGCAGGCCGTTACATGAATATTGCTCAAGGCTTTGCCTATTCGAGTAACATTGGCATGACTCGTCTGGAACAGAAAATGGGAAATACGGTTTGGATGGATTATTTGACACGCTTTAAGTTTGGTCTTCCAACTCGTTTTGGTATGGGAGATGAGGCTTATGGTAGCCTTCCAGGTGATAACTATGTCAGTCAGGCACAATCTGCCTTTGGTCAAGGGATTTCCGTCAGTCAAACCCAAATGTTACGGGCCTTTAGTGCCATTGCTAATGATGGGCAAATGTTAGAGCCGAAGTTTATTAGTGCCATTTACGATAAAAAATCAGACACAGCCCGCAAATCAAAAAAAGAAGTTGTTGGAAAACCAGTTTCAGGATCAGCTGCGCAACAGACACGGAACTATATGATCACCGTTGGAACAGATCCAGAGTATGGAACCTTGTACAGTGATGGACCCATCATTCAGGTACCCGGTCAAAACGTTGCGGTGAAATCAGGGACTGCCCAAATTGCGACAGATCAAGGATACTTGCAAGGAGAAAATGATTATATCAACTCGGTTGTAGCCATGACACCTGCAGAAGATCCTGAATTCATCATGTATGTAACGGTCCAACAACCAGAAGTAAAATTCTCTCCAAATAATTGGGAAGAATTGGTCAATCCCATTTTAGAAGATGCTGTTGCTTTGAAAGATGATTTGCATCTAACCTCAGAGGCACCAACGTTGGATGATGTGACCAAAGAAACGACCTACAAAATCCCTTCAGTAGAAACTCTCTCTAAGGAGTTGAATCTGAAACAAAATCTGAGCCCAGGTGCTTATTCAGAGGAATTGCGTCGCAATTTGGTACAACCAATTGTCCTAGGAACCGGGAAAAATATCCGCAAGATGTCTGTGGATGTAGGCTCTAAAGTCAAAGCCAATCAACAAGTATTGTTATTGACAGAAGACTTTGATGCGGTTCCAGATATGTATGGTTGGACTAAGAAAAATGCAGACATCTTTGGAGAATGGACTGGAATTGAGATTACCTATAAAGGTAGTGGAAAGAAAGTAACCAAACAAAGTGTCAAAATGAACACCTCACTCAATAAAACTAAAAAGATTACGTTAACATTAGGAGACTAA